One region of Novipirellula artificiosorum genomic DNA includes:
- a CDS encoding nitronate monooxygenase produces the protein MSSTASRAEPTIIQGGMGVAVSAWQLARAVSKTGQLGVISGTALDAVMVRRLQLGDEGGHLRRAMAEFPYPEMADRILKKYFVEGGKADGEPLVGTMVIPMEPTQEQLELVVVANFVEVYLAKEGHDGIVGVNFLEKIQLPTLPSIFGAMLAGVDYVLMGAGIPKAIPGILDRLSEGKAVELPIYIIGAERDDNFVTRFDPVQFTNGELPWLHRPKFLAIVASATLANMLAKKASGYVDGFIVEGPTAGGHNAPPRGPKQTNDRGEPLYGKRDVVDLNAIAALGRPFWLAGSYGSPDQVMRALESGATGVQVGTAFAFCEESGFSGDIKDVVFNMVKAGEVDVKTDAEASPTGFPFKVLQIEGTMSDEKVYKARTRVCDLGFLREGYRKPDGSVGWRCPSEKIAAFTYKGGDADDTVGRKCVCNGLMTNVGLGQRRKNGEDELPLVTCGNDVAGIKGFMKTAGSTSYSAADVVERLMSNVIVPAVAAH, from the coding sequence ATGTCATCTACGGCTAGCCGAGCAGAACCGACCATCATTCAAGGCGGGATGGGAGTCGCCGTTTCGGCGTGGCAACTTGCCAGAGCGGTATCGAAAACGGGCCAATTAGGGGTCATTTCGGGAACCGCTCTTGATGCAGTCATGGTCCGTCGGCTTCAACTTGGGGATGAAGGTGGCCATCTGCGCCGAGCCATGGCCGAGTTTCCTTATCCGGAAATGGCCGATCGGATCCTGAAAAAGTACTTTGTCGAAGGTGGCAAGGCGGACGGCGAACCGCTGGTCGGGACCATGGTCATTCCGATGGAGCCGACGCAGGAGCAACTCGAATTGGTCGTGGTCGCTAATTTCGTCGAGGTTTATTTGGCGAAGGAAGGTCATGACGGAATTGTCGGTGTCAATTTTCTCGAGAAGATCCAGTTGCCTACTTTGCCATCGATCTTTGGTGCGATGTTGGCGGGTGTCGATTACGTGCTGATGGGTGCCGGGATTCCGAAAGCCATTCCCGGAATCCTCGACCGGTTGAGTGAAGGCAAGGCGGTTGAGTTGCCCATTTATATCATTGGCGCCGAGCGTGATGACAATTTCGTGACTCGGTTTGACCCCGTCCAATTCACCAACGGCGAACTGCCTTGGCTACACCGTCCCAAATTTTTGGCGATCGTGGCATCCGCGACCTTGGCAAACATGTTGGCCAAGAAAGCCAGCGGGTATGTGGACGGGTTCATCGTCGAAGGTCCGACGGCGGGCGGACACAACGCACCACCACGAGGACCGAAGCAGACGAACGACCGGGGCGAACCGCTGTACGGGAAACGCGATGTCGTTGATTTGAACGCGATCGCGGCGCTCGGACGTCCGTTTTGGTTGGCGGGGTCCTACGGGTCACCCGATCAAGTCATGAGAGCTTTGGAGTCAGGGGCAACCGGGGTGCAAGTGGGAACGGCGTTCGCATTTTGCGAAGAGTCGGGTTTCAGTGGCGACATCAAGGACGTCGTCTTCAACATGGTCAAAGCGGGCGAGGTGGATGTGAAAACCGACGCCGAGGCTTCACCCACCGGATTTCCGTTTAAGGTGCTGCAAATCGAAGGTACGATGTCCGACGAAAAGGTCTACAAGGCACGAACCCGCGTTTGCGACTTGGGCTTCTTGCGCGAAGGCTATCGCAAGCCGGATGGATCGGTCGGTTGGCGATGTCCATCCGAGAAGATCGCTGCATTCACTTACAAAGGTGGCGATGCGGACGACACGGTTGGTCGGAAATGTGTTTGTAATGGGCTGATGACCAATGTGGGTTTGGGGCAACGTCGCAAGAACGGTGAAGATGAGCTGCCACTGGTCACATGCGGAAACGACGTCGCAGGGATCAAAGGCTTCATGAAGACAGCCGGTTCGACGAGCTATTCCGCTGCGGACGTCGTCGAACGGTTGATGTCGAATGTTATCGTGCCGGCCGTCGCCGCCCACTGA
- a CDS encoding aldo/keto reductase, with product MQRNALGNTGLSLSVLGFGASSIGGEFRPIEVGEALKCVNVALDRGINFIDTAAYYGRGLSECMLGQVLPSVPRDSYLISTKLGRYAPKHFDFSAKRVAESIDVSLERMKIECIDMVFCHDIEFVNLDLIVEETLPALRKEVEKGKVRYLGVSGYPMKIFTEMLERSELDVILTYNHYTLQNDMALRLVEPCKQKGVGLINAAPFSARLLCNAPLPDWHKATQEVRDITAKAAAYCEKQGTDIAKLALQYSVANDSFASCVTGSANPDRVAQWCDWIEEPLDEHLVADVKQILQPIHNWVYYEGHPDNSDD from the coding sequence ATGCAACGAAACGCCCTCGGTAACACCGGCCTTTCTCTTTCGGTTCTCGGTTTTGGTGCGTCCTCGATCGGTGGCGAGTTTCGTCCGATTGAGGTGGGCGAAGCATTGAAATGTGTCAACGTCGCGCTTGATCGAGGGATCAATTTCATCGACACGGCGGCATACTATGGGCGTGGATTGAGCGAGTGCATGCTCGGTCAAGTCTTGCCCTCGGTGCCTCGTGATTCGTATCTGATCAGCACCAAACTCGGCCGGTACGCGCCAAAACACTTTGATTTTAGTGCTAAACGAGTTGCCGAGAGCATCGATGTGTCACTTGAACGGATGAAGATCGAATGCATCGACATGGTCTTTTGCCACGACATCGAATTCGTGAACTTGGACCTCATTGTTGAAGAAACGCTGCCTGCACTTCGCAAGGAAGTGGAGAAGGGCAAAGTGCGTTATTTGGGCGTCAGCGGCTATCCGATGAAGATTTTCACGGAGATGCTCGAGCGAAGTGAACTGGACGTGATTCTGACCTACAACCACTACACGTTGCAAAACGACATGGCGCTTCGATTGGTTGAGCCATGCAAACAGAAAGGCGTGGGGTTGATCAATGCGGCACCGTTCTCGGCGCGATTGCTTTGTAACGCTCCGCTACCCGATTGGCACAAAGCGACACAAGAAGTACGAGACATTACGGCCAAGGCAGCCGCTTATTGCGAGAAACAGGGCACCGACATCGCCAAGCTGGCACTCCAGTATTCGGTGGCCAACGATAGCTTCGCAAGCTGCGTGACCGGTTCGGCCAACCCGGACCGAGTGGCCCAGTGGTGTGATTGGATTGAAGAGCCGCTCGACGAGCACTTGGTTGCCGATGTGAAACAGATCCTTCAACCCATCCACAACTGGGTCTACTATGAAGGCCACCCTGACAACAGCGACGACTAA
- a CDS encoding methionine synthase, with product MKTNPLRTSVIGSYPFPGWLEFASQNLDQFGPIDVAEMQEDAAVAAVRDQVASGLDVITDGEQTRLDFNLSFYGYLQGIDLESSLPRRWGPPAHDQRGKHDIVGTLSAPGGLGAVEEFERLKSIASDIVPERVTLKASIPGPFTLSGRLNPNKQYPDRFAITEALLPLVREEITQLMNHGCKEICVDEPSMSCYAHKEDTRRFVDIFNRTIEPIVGKTRVCMHMCFGNFKGRSVGGKRPECMFPDFLEMKVDEMHLEMATLNFAPLELIKQVTDAGMDAAVGVVDVKSYYIETPEDIADRVKACLKFSPADQLVFAPDCGLSQTARWASRQKLANMVEGVRRVREGLKL from the coding sequence ATGAAAACCAATCCACTTCGCACGTCCGTCATTGGCAGCTATCCCTTTCCTGGATGGCTGGAATTCGCGTCACAAAACCTCGATCAATTTGGACCGATCGATGTCGCCGAGATGCAAGAAGATGCCGCCGTTGCGGCGGTGCGTGACCAAGTTGCGTCCGGATTGGATGTGATTACGGATGGAGAGCAAACGCGTTTGGATTTCAACCTCTCCTTCTACGGCTATTTGCAAGGTATCGACCTGGAATCCTCGCTACCGCGTCGATGGGGGCCACCCGCGCACGATCAGCGAGGAAAACACGACATCGTCGGCACGCTCAGCGCACCTGGCGGGCTTGGTGCGGTCGAAGAGTTTGAACGATTGAAATCGATTGCATCCGACATTGTCCCTGAACGCGTGACCTTGAAAGCCAGTATCCCAGGGCCCTTTACCTTGTCAGGACGCTTGAATCCGAACAAGCAATACCCAGACCGCTTCGCGATCACCGAAGCCTTGCTGCCGTTGGTGCGCGAGGAAATCACGCAGTTGATGAACCATGGCTGCAAGGAGATCTGTGTCGATGAACCCTCGATGAGCTGTTATGCGCATAAAGAAGACACCAGGCGCTTTGTGGATATCTTTAACCGTACCATTGAACCCATCGTCGGCAAGACACGCGTCTGCATGCACATGTGTTTTGGAAACTTTAAGGGGCGAAGTGTCGGAGGAAAGCGGCCGGAGTGCATGTTCCCTGACTTTTTGGAGATGAAGGTCGATGAGATGCATTTGGAGATGGCGACGCTGAACTTTGCTCCGTTGGAGTTGATCAAACAGGTGACCGATGCGGGAATGGATGCGGCGGTTGGAGTGGTCGATGTAAAAAGCTACTACATCGAAACGCCCGAAGACATCGCGGATCGAGTCAAGGCTTGCTTGAAGTTCTCGCCAGCGGACCAATTGGTGTTTGCACCCGATTGTGGGCTCAGCCAAACGGCTCGCTGGGCTTCGCGTCAGAAGTTGGCGAATATGGTCGAAGGGGTTCGCCGTGTGCGCGAGGGGTTGAAACTGTGA
- a CDS encoding MBL fold metallo-hydrolase — MSLIPAVQKDEVLQRDFQSAVPAEGILLWWLGQSGFLIKSEYGTVLFDPYLSDSLTDKYRDTDKPHVRMTERAIKPSQLTGIDLVTSTHNHTDHLDAATLGPLIAANPSIKLVIPEANRAFVAKRLACDFAWPIGLSDGQSETVGAITIHAVPAAHNNVDRDQQGRCHYLGYIVQLGPNTIYHSGDTLMYDGMSEILRPFAVDLAILPINGMRPERRVSGNLFGDQAAQLAHQIGARMVVPCHYDMFSFNTESPDIFIDTCKMLGQPYRILGCGERFAFS; from the coding sequence GTGAGTTTGATCCCAGCGGTTCAAAAGGATGAGGTGTTGCAGCGTGATTTTCAATCGGCCGTTCCCGCTGAAGGCATTCTCCTTTGGTGGCTCGGGCAAAGTGGTTTCCTGATCAAGAGCGAATACGGCACGGTGTTGTTCGACCCCTATCTTTCCGATTCGCTGACGGATAAGTACCGCGATACGGATAAGCCACACGTCCGCATGACGGAAAGGGCCATCAAGCCGAGCCAACTGACTGGCATTGATCTGGTCACCTCAACGCACAATCACACCGATCACTTGGACGCCGCCACCCTCGGTCCGTTGATTGCTGCGAATCCATCGATCAAGTTGGTGATTCCCGAAGCGAATCGAGCCTTTGTTGCGAAGCGACTTGCTTGTGATTTCGCGTGGCCGATTGGGTTGTCGGATGGGCAAAGCGAAACGGTCGGGGCGATAACGATTCACGCGGTGCCGGCGGCTCATAACAACGTGGATCGTGATCAACAGGGCCGGTGCCATTACCTGGGGTACATCGTCCAATTGGGACCCAACACGATCTATCACAGCGGCGACACGTTGATGTATGACGGGATGTCCGAGATCTTGCGGCCGTTCGCGGTCGATTTGGCAATTTTGCCCATCAACGGCATGCGGCCTGAGCGACGCGTGTCGGGGAATCTGTTTGGCGACCAAGCGGCCCAATTGGCTCACCAGATCGGGGCTCGGATGGTGGTGCCATGCCACTATGACATGTTTTCTTTCAACACCGAATCGCCGGATATTTTCATAGACACTTGCAAAATGCTCGGTCAACCCTATCGCATACTCGGATGTGGCGAACGATTTGCGTTTTCGTGA